The genomic segment CAAAGGCCGAGGGACTTATGATGCTCGTGCGCTCCATGTCGCCGGAAGTCGTCGTAGCCGACGAGATCGGCCGTCCGGAGGACGCGTACGCGCTCAAGGAAGCGCTGCATGCGGGCGTACGCGTCGTCGCAACGGCGCATGCGCTCGACCTGCGCGACGTATTCGCCAGACCCGTACTGGCCGAGCTTGCAGCCGAAGGCATGTTCGGCGCCTATGTCCTGCTCTCCCGCTCGGGCGGCACAGTCAGACATCGCGTCGTAGCCGCCGAAGAAGCCGAAGCGGAGGCGCGCAAGTCCGCCGGTTGCCGGTCCGTGCCGGTCATCCGGTCGCCGAACGGAGACGGGGTGCGCCATGCTTAAGCTGGCAGGCGCAGCGCTCATTCTGTTCGCGGGCACGATGATCGGCTTCATGCAGGCTGCAAAGTTCGCGCAGCGGCCCAGGCAGATCCGGCAGCTGCTCCATGCGCTCCAGCGGCTGGAGACGGAGATCGGATACGGCCAGACGCCGCTGCCGGAGGCGCTCGCCCGGATCGCGGCCGCGCTCGCGGCGCCCGTGTCGGCACTGTTTGCGGAGGCGTCCCTCCGGCTTGCCTCGGGAACCGGCGAGACGGTGTCGGAATGTTGGGAGCGGGCCTTCAAGGCAGGCTGGCCGGCCACATCAATGCGCCCGCCCGAGCGGGATACGATGCTCAGGCTCGGAGAGACGCTTGGCGCGAGCGGCGCGGAGGACCAGCTCAAGCACCTGAAGCTGGCGATGCATCAACTGCAGGCCGAAGAACAGGCGGCACGCGAAGACCAGCAGAGATACGAGAAGCTGTGCCGTAGTCTGGGAGTGCTCACGGCCGCCCTGGTCGTCATTCTCATGATGTAGTAGGGGGCCGTATTCATGAATATCGACGTGAGCACGATTTTCCAGATAGCGGGCATCGGAATCATCGTCGCGATGATTCATACCGTGCTCAAGCAAATGAACAAGGAAGACATGGCGCACTGGGTTACGGTAATCGGGTTCGTTGTCGTGCTGTTTATGGTCGTCCGGCTGCTGAACGATCTGTTCCAGGAGATCAAGACGATCTTCCTGTTCCAGTAGGCGGCCGCCTATGGACATCCTGCAGATCGTC from the Cohnella hashimotonis genome contains:
- the spoIIIAC gene encoding stage III sporulation protein AC, translating into MNIDVSTIFQIAGIGIIVAMIHTVLKQMNKEDMAHWVTVIGFVVVLFMVVRLLNDLFQEIKTIFLFQ
- the spoIIIAB gene encoding stage III sporulation protein SpoIIIAB, whose amino-acid sequence is MLKLAGAALILFAGTMIGFMQAAKFAQRPRQIRQLLHALQRLETEIGYGQTPLPEALARIAAALAAPVSALFAEASLRLASGTGETVSECWERAFKAGWPATSMRPPERDTMLRLGETLGASGAEDQLKHLKLAMHQLQAEEQAAREDQQRYEKLCRSLGVLTAALVVILMM